AGCTATTTTAAATAATAGCATTGTAGTCTTATTTGAGTTCAGAAAATTGGCGCCCCTTTATGTAATCCGTCTTGTGCCTAAAATGCAGGTGAGGACTGCATCTCAATCTAGAGCTACAAAATCCGATGTTGCTAGTGTTAAGGGGACAATCTCAAATCAAGCATAAAAAGACATGCCAAGAAAACCAAATAGAAGTCACAGCGATATTTCgttaacacacaaaaaaaaaagaagcccAGATTGGACGCACCTGGCACTCTTTTGTGTCCAACTGCCAGAATGCCAAAGCCAGAGGTTTGTATCAGGTTTAGGCTTAGTGTTATCTTCAAATTTCAATGCAGATGAGTAAACGTGCTATTTCAATGCTGTCGAACTATTAcataactttcttttttaatcaGATTATTCTTCCATAATTCTTAAATTGATTATCGAATTTTATGGTAATAGATAACTTGCTTTGTATAGGTTTCTTCGGGTTCAAAAGCTAATGTACTTAACCAACATAAAAGGTATGCTGCTTAATCATGTCTTCCATGTTGAAAATATGGGATATTTTGGTCACACTAATTCATCctaattttcctaatcttgtttaTTATTAAATGATATAGCACTGAACAACAACTAATAGCAAGAAAGGTAGTCACGTCCCGTGCTTCCTGTACAGAGAAAGCTAGCCATAGACCAATTTCTTGTGTCTACTCGATAAAGTTCAGACGTCGTATAAAACCTAAAAGAAGTTTTTGATATCGATTTTAGTTCTTTATGAAGCTAGAGGAGAAAGTGCATGCCAAAGAGGAAGAAATACATCAGCTCCAGGCAAGAACCCAGGTAATGAACCAGGGTCTGATTCTTATTAGTAACGGAAACAGGTCTAAATTAATATGGAGAATCATAGGCTACTAAGTGCTAATTATTGAATGTTAGCTCTTTAAAGTCATCAGATATATCGTGTGGTCTTAATTATGTCATGAGGAAATTTAGAATTAAAAAGTTTCCAAAAAATGAAAGAGGCAATCTTTTGGAAACAGACTAAcaaggaaagtaagacaaacaaattgaaaacGAGGGAGTGTAGAATATCATCGACAAGAGTTAGATGACAATTATTTTATCAGCAGCTAGAAATAATGACTGTTTGTTTGATTTACTTTGTGATATGTGCAGGAAAAGAAAGAAGCAGAGATCAAACAGCTACGGAgaaatttcaatttcaaagaAACTCCCATGCCTGCTTTCTACCATGAACCTAGTTGCCGCTCAGTAAAAAACGAGGTATTATAACAGGTCTTAAATAATGAGGATCGTCAAATTTCACATTTCACAAGTGTCTTCCTGTttcttctgttattttctatttttctgtGTTGAAACTAGGTAACATCTAATCCATGCACTTAGCTTACTGTTCTCACATGAAAGTAAAGCTTGTTTGTAGATACGCTTGCAAGCTGTTTTACGTACTGGTTTATGGTAGAAGCACTCTCCTGTCATTTTATGACTCAAATCCCCTTTCTTGGACAAGCGATTTCACCTTTCTAAAAATTTAAACCAATAAAAAACAATAGAGAATAGAGAAGTTCTATCTTGCTATCCTTGATCAAGGGAAACATTAACACTAAAGGACAAAATAGACAATCTTGTACATTGGTCCTCCTATTATGATATCCTTTAAGGCCCCATTCAATGATATTAGTTATGGGTGTTATGCAGCATACTTCCTTGGGGTCCTTTTTAGTTTCATCTCGTTGGTCTAGGTGATAAAGGTCTACACTGGAATCGGTTTGATCAAAGTTTATTTGATTATCTGGAATGGCATGGTTGCGAACTTTGATGCTCATTGAACTTTAACTCCCCAATATCCTTTAGAACCTGAAATCTGAATGCATAGTGATATTACCCTTTTTTGCCGACGCGAGTAATATGAGAAGCCAGCAATGTGGATTCCAATCTTTTTTCATTGATGTCATAGCAGTTAGTATTGATAATCTTCAATCTTTATCTATCCAATTACATAAATCTTGTGATCCTACTGCAACAGGAAAAAAAATGTGTTACTAATTATCTGTCGAGCCATTTACTTAAAGACTCTCTTAGTCTTCATCCTTATCCTCCTctgaagtgattattttttactCTCGCTCCGACGACCAAGTAATATAACTTGCTCTTTGATTACTTTTTCAGGAGTTAGCAAGTAAAACTAAATCCAGTAAATAATAAAGCAGGCCTTCGACTGTAGGGGCTAGAGCTACTAGTGCAATAGAGAACACTGTTCGTTGTTCAAGGGCAGAAGTTTATAATAGATGTTTCACTAATGAACGTCTAAATGTGGCCGATTCACCATAAGTTTCAGAAGTAACCGTTCATTCTTCAGCAGAGTTATTAGACAGCAGCGTGCCGTCTTCAGCTCCAACAAGCAAAACATCCAAGCAAACCTAATCAAATTGAATGGTAACTCAAAAGAGAGCGCAAGAGAAAAGGCTGGTCGCAAATTCTCCAAGATTAAGAACATCAGATTGTATCAAGAGGAACAAGGACTTTAAAGCTGAATACAAAACAAAGGTTGTTGCGCGAAGAACAGGAAACAATGCAATGAGAAAGGATATTAGAAGTGTGGACTTGAGCCATAGTACAAGAGTGGGCCGTTTAGCTGTTGGTGTTGCTTCCTAGACACCGTCATGCTATTTAGTTATTTCTGTTGGTCTGAATCTTCTTATATTCTCAGCATAGCAAAGATGATTGGTCTCGTATTTGAGACGATTTACTTAGTGAGTAGGTTAGCATTTCTGTTAGATATGCTGCATataattatctctagttttagaTAGATAATGTCTTTAAGCCAAGTTCTTGATATATACCATAAATGTTGTGCTATTAAAGATCAACATACTTTGTAAAATGTTAAAGTTGTTGTTTAATTAGTAGTCAATATTTTGGACCATTCCTGCTAATGTTTTAGTTCTGAAATCTCTCTTGATCAAATGTTTCAAAGATTGATGGATCAAGAATAGATAGTTGTCTCATCAATAGATAGAAATAAGAGATTTCCCCTTATTCTTGAGAGATTCCCTCTCTATCTCTTTTGATCTATCAGAGAAGATTAGGCTATCTatcaataaatttgaaaatagcaTGCTCAATCTCGATTTTTGTTCATTTTCTCCATAAAAACATTGCTGCCATAATAAGAAGAAGGCGAAGCAGCTAGAAGTACTCGCTTTCACGCCCTTGAATTACTATTCACAAATAAATTGGGAAAACCTACAGAAAGATTCGATTCTGATTTCGTAGAGTCGGTGTTTTTGTTGCCTGCGCATAGGGCCATTCCCCACTCCCGTCCCGGGGTGCTAAGGGGCTTTTGTTTTTGGAACAGGCGGCAATGTTTTGCTGATGCCTCGAATCAAGTTTTTATTGCGACGTGCAATGCTTTCTCCCTCATTTCTAGTAGATTGATGGGTCGCGTACCCGGCACATATGTTTTGGCCTTGTGTGTCCATAACTCAAAATAGGTGACCTAGCGGCCGCAGCCCGACTAAACATATCAATAGTCACCAAATTCATATGAGCTACTGAGGagtaaggatatatatatatcattcttGTCTAGATAGCAAGTTTTAAGACTAAAGCCAGAAAAATGTTAGAAGTTATGCACAAGGTAACGCGCGcgggcatatatatatatatatatatatataaatagtaaaagtcagaaatatatttttgttgacttATGTTAAAGGGATATCTTTCTAGACCGACCGAGATCTTGTGatgtgtttgtcttgaaatatGTGTACTGTCTCATTAGATTAAAGTTTAAACTATTAGataatagaatatttatttattataaattattttcttgaattaagGGTCTATCCCAGATAGACTCTCTATCTCTCCTAAGGTAGGGATAAAATTTGCGTACACTCTATGTTTTCTAGATCCCACTCGTGataatatactgagtatattaCTGTTGTTGTATATGTAAAATATCCCTTCTAATATATGAGTGTTCTTCTTTTCCATGCGATAAATGTTGATTGATGAGCAACTATCTTATTTAAGACTTTGTTACACTCAGTATCACATTGAATTGAGTGAACCGTCTCATT
This window of the Capsicum annuum cultivar UCD-10X-F1 unplaced genomic scaffold, UCD10Xv1.1 ctg69693, whole genome shotgun sequence genome carries:
- the LOC124894100 gene encoding uncharacterized protein LOC124894100 isoform X2 gives rise to the protein MPRKPNRSHSDISLTHKKKRSPDWTHLALFCVQLPECQSQRFLRVQKLMYLTNIKARGESACQRGRNTSAPGKNPGKERSRDQTATEKFQFQRNSHACFLP
- the LOC124894100 gene encoding uncharacterized protein LOC124894100 isoform X1, which translates into the protein MPRKPNRSHSDISLTHKKKRSPDWTHLALFCVQLPECQSQRFLRVQKLMYLTNIKVLYEARGESACQRGRNTSAPGKNPGKERSRDQTATEKFQFQRNSHACFLP